One genomic window of Trichomycterus rosablanca isolate fTriRos1 chromosome 1, fTriRos1.hap1, whole genome shotgun sequence includes the following:
- the klhdc10 gene encoding kelch domain-containing protein 10 isoform X2 has protein sequence MSASEDSHSPGKLNTFEKLSGSPPLRVAGHRAPPARSGHRCVADNSNLYVFGGYNPDFDESGGSENEDYPLFRELWRYHFATGTWQQIRTEGYMPTELASMSAVLHGNNLLVFGGTGIPFGENNGNDVHVCNVKYKRWSLLNCRGKKPNRIYGQAMAIINGFLYVFGGTTGYIYSTDLHRLDLTSREWIHLKPNNPPNDLPEERYRHEIAHDGQRIYILGGGTSWTSYPLDKIHAYNLETNSWEEITTKPHERIGYPAPRRCHSCVQIKNDVFICGGYNGELILDDLWKINLQTFQWNKLPAVMPEPAYFHCAAVTPAGCMYIHGGVVNIHENKRTGSLFKIWLVVPSLLELCWERLIKAFPHLAQLSNMQLFNLGLTPELIERLK, from the exons ATGTCGGCGTCAGAAGACTCACACAGCCCAGGGAAGCTGAATACATTTGAGAAACTGTCAGGCAGTCCACCGCTTCGAGTGGCAG GTCACAGAGCCCCTCCAGCACGAAGTGGACATCGCTGTGTAGCAGATAATAGCAACCTCTATGTGTTTGGTGGCTACAACCCAGACTTTGATGAGTCAGGAGGGTCGGAAAATGAGGACTACCCGCTCTTCAGGGAACTCTGGAGGTACCACTTTGCCACAGGGACGTGGCAGCAGATCCGCACAGAGGGCTACATGCCCACTGAGCTGGCCTCCATGTCAG CTGTTTTGCACGGTAACAACTTGCTAGTGTTTGGGGGCACTGGCATCCCATTTGGAGAAAACAATGGGAATGATGTTCATGTCTGCAACGTCAAATACAAGAGGTGGTCGCTGCTCAACTGCAGAGGGAAGAAACCAAACCGTATTTATGGACAG GCGATGGCCATAATAAATGGCTTCCTGTATGTGTTTGGAGGAACAACGGGCTACATTTACAGCACAGATCTGCACAGACTAGACCTAACATCCCGCGAGTGGATTCATCTTAAGCCAAACAACCCTCCAAACGACTTGCCTGAAGAGCG ATACAGACATGAAATAGCCCATGATGGACAGAGAATATACATACTAGGAGGAGGAACCTCTTGGACATCCTATCCTTTAGACAAG ATTCATGCATATAATCTTGAAACGAACTCATGGGAGGAGATCACAACAAAGCCTCATGAAAGAATAG GTTACCCAGCACCCAGGAGGTGTCATAGTTGTGTACAGATTAAAAATG ATGTATTTATATGCGGAGGCTACAATGGTGAGTTGATTCTGGACGACCTGTGGAAGATCAATCTGCAGACATTTCAGTGGAATAAACTACCTGCAGTGATGCCTGAGCCAGCGTATTTCCActgtgctgctgttactccG GCGGGATGCATGTACATCCATGGCGGAGTGGTAAACATCCATGAGAACAAGAGGACTGGCTCTCTGTTTAAAATCTGGTTGGTGGTGCCGAGTCTGCTGGAACTCTGCTGGGAGAGGCTGATAAAAGCTTTTCCACACTTGGCCCAGCTCTCGAACATGCAACTCTTCAACCTGGGTCTTACACCGGAACTCATTGAACGCTTAAAATAA
- the klhdc10 gene encoding kelch domain-containing protein 10 isoform X1 — MSASEDSHSPGKLNTFEKLSGSPPLRVAGSKKKVCWLQARRILIQPCSSLRIPYRFLREGHRAPPARSGHRCVADNSNLYVFGGYNPDFDESGGSENEDYPLFRELWRYHFATGTWQQIRTEGYMPTELASMSAVLHGNNLLVFGGTGIPFGENNGNDVHVCNVKYKRWSLLNCRGKKPNRIYGQAMAIINGFLYVFGGTTGYIYSTDLHRLDLTSREWIHLKPNNPPNDLPEERYRHEIAHDGQRIYILGGGTSWTSYPLDKIHAYNLETNSWEEITTKPHERIGYPAPRRCHSCVQIKNDVFICGGYNGELILDDLWKINLQTFQWNKLPAVMPEPAYFHCAAVTPAGCMYIHGGVVNIHENKRTGSLFKIWLVVPSLLELCWERLIKAFPHLAQLSNMQLFNLGLTPELIERLK, encoded by the exons ATGTCGGCGTCAGAAGACTCACACAGCCCAGGGAAGCTGAATACATTTGAGAAACTGTCAGGCAGTCCACCGCTTCGAGTGGCAG GCTCTAAGAAGAAAGTTTGCTGGCTTCAAGCTCGACGAATCCTCATTCAACCTTGCTCCAGCCTGCGGATCCCTTACAGGTTTTTAAGAGAAG GTCACAGAGCCCCTCCAGCACGAAGTGGACATCGCTGTGTAGCAGATAATAGCAACCTCTATGTGTTTGGTGGCTACAACCCAGACTTTGATGAGTCAGGAGGGTCGGAAAATGAGGACTACCCGCTCTTCAGGGAACTCTGGAGGTACCACTTTGCCACAGGGACGTGGCAGCAGATCCGCACAGAGGGCTACATGCCCACTGAGCTGGCCTCCATGTCAG CTGTTTTGCACGGTAACAACTTGCTAGTGTTTGGGGGCACTGGCATCCCATTTGGAGAAAACAATGGGAATGATGTTCATGTCTGCAACGTCAAATACAAGAGGTGGTCGCTGCTCAACTGCAGAGGGAAGAAACCAAACCGTATTTATGGACAG GCGATGGCCATAATAAATGGCTTCCTGTATGTGTTTGGAGGAACAACGGGCTACATTTACAGCACAGATCTGCACAGACTAGACCTAACATCCCGCGAGTGGATTCATCTTAAGCCAAACAACCCTCCAAACGACTTGCCTGAAGAGCG ATACAGACATGAAATAGCCCATGATGGACAGAGAATATACATACTAGGAGGAGGAACCTCTTGGACATCCTATCCTTTAGACAAG ATTCATGCATATAATCTTGAAACGAACTCATGGGAGGAGATCACAACAAAGCCTCATGAAAGAATAG GTTACCCAGCACCCAGGAGGTGTCATAGTTGTGTACAGATTAAAAATG ATGTATTTATATGCGGAGGCTACAATGGTGAGTTGATTCTGGACGACCTGTGGAAGATCAATCTGCAGACATTTCAGTGGAATAAACTACCTGCAGTGATGCCTGAGCCAGCGTATTTCCActgtgctgctgttactccG GCGGGATGCATGTACATCCATGGCGGAGTGGTAAACATCCATGAGAACAAGAGGACTGGCTCTCTGTTTAAAATCTGGTTGGTGGTGCCGAGTCTGCTGGAACTCTGCTGGGAGAGGCTGATAAAAGCTTTTCCACACTTGGCCCAGCTCTCGAACATGCAACTCTTCAACCTGGGTCTTACACCGGAACTCATTGAACGCTTAAAATAA